In one window of Solanum pennellii chromosome 2, SPENNV200 DNA:
- the LOC107010081 gene encoding uncharacterized protein LOC107010081, with protein MSNLSKLEFLALDISGKSYLSWVLDAEIHLIAMGLANTIQENNQASNQNRAKAMIFLRHHLDEGLKMEYLTVKDPLVLWNNLKDRYDHLKLVVFPQARYDWIYLRLQDFKSISEYNSSMFKIISQLKSCGENITDHDMLEKTFSTFPASSMLLQQQYREMGFKKYFELISHLLVAEQHNDLLMKNHESRPTGSMPFPEVNTAIFHQSRRERGRGRGRGRG; from the coding sequence atGTCTAATCTCtctaaacttgaatttcttgctcTAGACATATCGGGAAAAAGCTATCTATCATGGGTACTCGATGCAGAAATTCATCTTATTGCGATGGGTCTAGCAAACACcatccaagaaaataatcaagcatCGAATCAAAACCGTGCTAAGGCGATGATATTTCTCCGTCATCACCTTGATGAAGGtttgaaaatggaatatctcaCTGTTAAGGATCCTCTGGTGTTGtggaacaatttaaaagatagataTGACCACTTGAAGTTGGTCGTCTTTCCACAGGCACGTTATGACTGGATCTACttgagacttcaagattttaaatctatcaGTGAGTATAACTCttccatgtttaaaattatctcaCAATTAAAATCATGTGGAGAAAATATCACTGACCATGATATGCTGGAGAAAACGTTTTCCACTTTTCCTGCCTCGAGTATGCTTCTGCAGCAGCAATATCGAGAAATgggatttaaaaaatatttcgaaTTAATTTCACATCTCCTTGTTGCTGAACAACATAATGACTTACTGATGAAAAACCATGAAAGTCGACCTACTGGTTCTATGCCATTTCCTGAAGTAAATACTGCAATTTTTCACCAATCTAGGCGTGAAAGAGGTCGTGGCCGTGGTCGTGGTCGAGGATGA